A single region of the Pseudomonas solani genome encodes:
- a CDS encoding MmyB family transcriptional regulator, with product MNAPTHPVGALLRQWRQRRRLSQLDLACDAEISTRHLSFVETGRAQPSREMLLHLAEQLDIPLRERNRLLAAAGYAPLFPQRTLDDPALAGARQAIEQLLKAHEPNPALAIDRQWNLLAANGAVMALIAGASPALLAPPLNVLRLTLHPEGLAPRIVNFGQWRAHLLERLLHDIEVSGDAELQALYDELAAYPAPPATDPLPADGVLVPLQLDTPLGVISFISTITVFGTPVDVTLSELALETLFPADPESAERLRQILRMG from the coding sequence ATGAACGCACCCACCCATCCCGTCGGCGCCCTGTTGCGCCAATGGCGCCAGCGGCGCCGACTCAGCCAGCTCGACCTCGCTTGCGACGCGGAGATTTCCACGCGCCACCTGAGCTTCGTCGAAACCGGGCGCGCCCAGCCCAGCCGCGAGATGCTCCTGCACCTGGCCGAGCAGCTGGACATTCCCCTGCGCGAACGCAACCGCCTGCTGGCCGCCGCCGGCTATGCGCCGCTGTTCCCCCAGCGCACCCTGGACGACCCGGCCCTGGCCGGCGCGCGCCAGGCCATCGAGCAGCTGCTCAAGGCCCACGAGCCGAACCCGGCGCTGGCCATCGACCGCCAGTGGAACCTGCTGGCGGCCAACGGCGCGGTGATGGCGCTGATCGCCGGCGCATCCCCTGCCCTGCTCGCCCCGCCGCTCAACGTGCTGCGCCTGACCCTGCACCCGGAAGGCCTGGCACCGCGCATCGTCAACTTCGGCCAGTGGCGCGCCCACCTGCTGGAGCGGCTGCTGCACGACATCGAGGTGAGCGGCGATGCAGAGCTGCAGGCCCTGTACGACGAGCTCGCCGCCTACCCGGCACCGCCCGCGACCGACCCCCTGCCCGCCGACGGCGTGCTGGTGCCCCTGCAGCTGGATACGCCCCTGGGGGTGATCAGCTTCATCAGCACCATCACGGTGTTCGGCACCCCGGTGGACGTGACCCTGTCCGAGCTGGCCCTGGAGACCCTGTTCCCCGCCGACCCGGAAAGCGCCGAGCGGCTGCGGCAGATCCTCCGGATGGGATGA
- a CDS encoding sulfate/molybdate ABC transporter ATP-binding protein, producing MSIEIRNVSKNFNAFKALNDINLDIHSGELVALLGPSGCGKTTLLRIIAGLETPDAGNIVFHGEDVSQHDVRDRNVGFVFQHYALFRHMSVFDNVAFGLRMKPKGERPSEPEIAEKVHELLNMVQLDWLSDRYPEQLSGGQRQRIALARALAVKPKILLLDEPFGALDAKVRKELRRWLARLHEEINLTSVFVTHDQEEAMEVADRIVVMNKGVIEQIGSPGEVYEKPASPFVYHFLGDSNRLQLGDDRHVLFRPHEVSLSKEAEEEHQAAEVRDIRPLGAITRVTLKVDGQDELIEAEVVKDHDSLVGLARGETLYFKPKAWQPVAHG from the coding sequence ATGAGCATCGAAATCCGTAACGTCAGCAAGAACTTCAACGCCTTCAAGGCGCTCAACGACATCAACCTGGATATTCACAGCGGCGAGCTGGTGGCCCTGCTCGGCCCGTCCGGCTGCGGCAAGACCACCCTGCTGCGCATCATCGCCGGCCTGGAGACCCCGGACGCCGGCAACATCGTGTTCCACGGCGAGGACGTCTCCCAGCACGACGTGCGCGATCGCAACGTCGGCTTCGTGTTCCAGCACTACGCCCTGTTCCGCCACATGAGCGTGTTCGACAACGTCGCCTTCGGCCTGCGCATGAAGCCCAAGGGCGAACGCCCCAGCGAGCCGGAGATCGCCGAGAAGGTCCACGAGCTGCTCAACATGGTGCAGCTGGACTGGCTCTCCGACCGCTACCCGGAGCAGCTCTCCGGCGGCCAGCGCCAGCGCATCGCCCTGGCCCGCGCCCTGGCGGTGAAGCCGAAGATCCTGCTGCTGGACGAACCCTTCGGCGCCCTCGACGCCAAGGTGCGCAAGGAGCTGCGCCGTTGGCTGGCGCGCCTGCATGAGGAGATCAACCTGACCTCCGTGTTCGTCACCCACGACCAGGAAGAAGCCATGGAAGTGGCCGACCGCATCGTGGTCATGAACAAGGGCGTGATCGAGCAGATCGGCTCCCCGGGCGAGGTCTACGAGAAGCCGGCGAGCCCCTTCGTCTACCACTTCCTCGGCGACTCCAACCGCCTGCAGCTGGGCGATGACCGCCATGTGCTGTTCCGCCCCCACGAAGTCTCGCTGTCCAAGGAGGCCGAGGAAGAACACCAGGCCGCCGAAGTGCGCGACATCCGCCCCCTCGGCGCCATCACCCGGGTGACCCTGAAGGTGGACGGCCAGGACGAGCTGATCGAAGCCGAAGTGGTCAAGGACCACGACAGCCTGGTCGGCCTCGCCCGTGGCGAAACCCTGTACTTCAAGCCCAAGGCCTGGCAGCCCGTCGCCCACGGCTGA